A stretch of Camelina sativa cultivar DH55 unplaced genomic scaffold, Cs unpScaffold00511, whole genome shotgun sequence DNA encodes these proteins:
- the LOC104773279 gene encoding death-associated inhibitor of apoptosis 1-like: MSQQLSVETSQSQPETPQSTTFLDLLRLQMDGLDRTRRRKRTLKERLGFKRIGCCGPTWGLRLTTSTTNTREDDEPFDNRLVSGSNHGPVQLNQGMNLAAALAAERNYRTEETVASSSGSLTPLRVSLMRLLEETAERVVVEGNETASSSSKVRGGGGGNDSMCCVCMGRKKGAALIPCGHTFCRVCSREVWLNRGSCPLCNRPIIEILDIY, translated from the coding sequence ATGAGCCAACAACTCAGTGTAGAAACTAGTCAGTCCCAGCCCGAGACGCCACAGTCAACGACATTTCTTGATTTGCTACGACTCCAGATGGACGGTCTCGATCGAACCAGAAGAAGGAAACGAACACTAAAGGAACGGCTAGGATTCAAACGAATCGGATGCTGTGGTCCAACCTGGGGTCTCCGGTTAACAACCAGTACTACTAACACTCGCGAAGACGACGAACCGTTCGATAACCGGCTCGTTTCCGGTTCAAATCATGGACCGGTTCAGTTAAACCAAGGTATGAATCTCGCAGCAGCGTTAGCAGCGGAGAGAAATTACCGAACGGAGGAAACGGTAGCGTCATCATCAGGGAGTTTGACGCCGTTAAGAGTTTCGTTAATGAGATTGTTAGAGGAAACGGCGGAGAGAGTCGTCGTTGAAGGGAATGAAACGGCGTCATCGTCATCGAAGGTcagaggtggtggtggtggtaatgaTTCGATGTGCTGCGTGTGCATGGGAAGGAAGAAAGGAGCAGCGTTAATCCCATGTGGACACACTTTTTGCAGAGTGTGTTCTCGAGAGGTGTGGCTTAATCGAGGTTCGTGTCCCCTTTGTAACCGTCCGATCATCGAGATCCTCGACATTTATTGA